A window from Salvia miltiorrhiza cultivar Shanhuang (shh) chromosome 2, IMPLAD_Smil_shh, whole genome shotgun sequence encodes these proteins:
- the LOC131010616 gene encoding membrane-associated progesterone-binding protein 4 isoform X2: MVLEEATTISQEEGIRMTIWKGLVWHCFGCPLLYLLLMLWSYLNSDIYCFDRTCGKRDASRAFVSGNFTGDGLTDNLHGLSSTEVKSIVEWRDFYSRTYIFVGKLVGRYYDAEGNPTKYLKGVEVKAARGAQLLEKQKKEEAKVVSCNSRWSQEEGSEVWCDEGYPRLVQRPVEIAITGKMSKRCACFKEDELGQAGLEVYDGCDYLAKTCRL, translated from the exons ATGGTGCTGGAGGAGGCTACAACCATTTCTCAGGAAG AAGGCATTCGGATGACAATTTGGAAGGGATTAGTATGGCATTGCTTTGGATGCCCATTACTATATTTACTGCTCATGCTATGGAGTTACTTAAATAGTGATATATACTGTTTTGATCGCACCTGTGGGAAAAG GGATGCCTCCCGAGCATTTGTCTCAGGAAATTTCACTG GAGATGGACTTACAGATAACTTGCATGGTTTGTCCAGCACTGAG GTGAAAAGCATCGTTGAATGGCGAGATTTCTACTCCAGGACATACAT ATTTGTGGGTAAGTTAGTTGGTCGTTATTATGATGCTGAAGGAAACCCCACAAAATATTTGAAAGGGGTTGAAGTAAAGGCGGCCAGAGGTGCTCAGCTGCTCGAGAAGCAGAAGAAAGAAGAAGCTAAAGTAGTCAGCTGTAATTCAAGGTGGAGTCAGGAAGAGGGATCTGAG GTATGGTGTGACGAAGGTTATCCTAGGCTAGTTCAGAGGCCCGTAGAAATAGCTATCACGGGGAAAATGAGCAAGCGCTGCGCTTGCTTCAAAGAAGACGAACTGGGCCAGGCGGGCTTAGAAGTCTATGACGGATGTGATTACTTAGCCAAGACATGTCGTTTATAG
- the LOC131010616 gene encoding membrane-associated progesterone-binding protein 4 isoform X1 → MMRWSPFLGIPIFLALLSFFLFNFPSSKFPTNHPLPRLFTAEELALYNGTDPQLPILLGILGSVFDVSKGKSHYGAGGGYNHFSGRDASRAFVSGNFTGDGLTDNLHGLSSTEVKSIVEWRDFYSRTYIFVGKLVGRYYDAEGNPTKYLKGVEVKAARGAQLLEKQKKEEAKVVSCNSRWSQEEGSEVWCDEGYPRLVQRPVEIAITGKMSKRCACFKEDELGQAGLEVYDGCDYLAKTCRL, encoded by the exons ATGATGCGTTGGTCCCCTTTTCTAGGAATTCCGATTTTCTTGGCGTtgctctctttctttctcttcaaTTTCCCCTCATCCAAATTCCCCACCAATCATCCTCTGCCC AGGTTATTCACTGCGGAGGAACTAGCTCTTTACAATGGAACTGATCCGCAGTTGCCGATTCTTCTTGGAATTCTGGG GTCGGTTTTTGATGTAAGTAAAGGTAAAAGTCATTATGGTGCTGGAGGAGGCTACAACCATTTCTCAGGAAG GGATGCCTCCCGAGCATTTGTCTCAGGAAATTTCACTG GAGATGGACTTACAGATAACTTGCATGGTTTGTCCAGCACTGAG GTGAAAAGCATCGTTGAATGGCGAGATTTCTACTCCAGGACATACAT ATTTGTGGGTAAGTTAGTTGGTCGTTATTATGATGCTGAAGGAAACCCCACAAAATATTTGAAAGGGGTTGAAGTAAAGGCGGCCAGAGGTGCTCAGCTGCTCGAGAAGCAGAAGAAAGAAGAAGCTAAAGTAGTCAGCTGTAATTCAAGGTGGAGTCAGGAAGAGGGATCTGAG GTATGGTGTGACGAAGGTTATCCTAGGCTAGTTCAGAGGCCCGTAGAAATAGCTATCACGGGGAAAATGAGCAAGCGCTGCGCTTGCTTCAAAGAAGACGAACTGGGCCAGGCGGGCTTAGAAGTCTATGACGGATGTGATTACTTAGCCAAGACATGTCGTTTATAG
- the LOC131010616 gene encoding membrane-associated progesterone-binding protein 4 isoform X3 codes for MVLEEATTISQEGIRMTIWKGLVWHCFGCPLLYLLLMLWSYLNSDIYCFDRTCGKRDASRAFVSGNFTGDGLTDNLHGLSSTEVKSIVEWRDFYSRTYIFVGKLVGRYYDAEGNPTKYLKGVEVKAARGAQLLEKQKKEEAKVVSCNSRWSQEEGSEVWCDEGYPRLVQRPVEIAITGKMSKRCACFKEDELGQAGLEVYDGCDYLAKTCRL; via the exons ATGGTGCTGGAGGAGGCTACAACCATTTCTCAGGAAG GCATTCGGATGACAATTTGGAAGGGATTAGTATGGCATTGCTTTGGATGCCCATTACTATATTTACTGCTCATGCTATGGAGTTACTTAAATAGTGATATATACTGTTTTGATCGCACCTGTGGGAAAAG GGATGCCTCCCGAGCATTTGTCTCAGGAAATTTCACTG GAGATGGACTTACAGATAACTTGCATGGTTTGTCCAGCACTGAG GTGAAAAGCATCGTTGAATGGCGAGATTTCTACTCCAGGACATACAT ATTTGTGGGTAAGTTAGTTGGTCGTTATTATGATGCTGAAGGAAACCCCACAAAATATTTGAAAGGGGTTGAAGTAAAGGCGGCCAGAGGTGCTCAGCTGCTCGAGAAGCAGAAGAAAGAAGAAGCTAAAGTAGTCAGCTGTAATTCAAGGTGGAGTCAGGAAGAGGGATCTGAG GTATGGTGTGACGAAGGTTATCCTAGGCTAGTTCAGAGGCCCGTAGAAATAGCTATCACGGGGAAAATGAGCAAGCGCTGCGCTTGCTTCAAAGAAGACGAACTGGGCCAGGCGGGCTTAGAAGTCTATGACGGATGTGATTACTTAGCCAAGACATGTCGTTTATAG